A single genomic interval of Piliocolobus tephrosceles isolate RC106 chromosome 7, ASM277652v3, whole genome shotgun sequence harbors:
- the UTP23 gene encoding rRNA-processing protein UTP23 homolog → MKITRQKHAKKHLGFFRNNFGVREPYQILLDGTFCQAALRGRIQLREQLPRYLMGETQLCTTRCVLKELETLGNDLYGAKLIAQKCQVRNCPHFKNAVSGSECLLSMVEEGNPHHYFVATQDQNLSMKVKKEPGVPLMFIIQNTMVLDKPSPKTIAFVKAVESGQLVSVHEKESIKHLKEEQGLVKNPEQRRRKKRKKISGPNPLSCLKKKKKAPDTQSSASEKKRKRIRIRNRSNSKVLSEKQNAGE, encoded by the exons ATGAAGATCACAAGGCAGAAACATGCCAAGAAGCATCTTGGCTTCTTCCGCAATAATTTCGGAGTCCGCGAGCCGTACCAGATCCTGCTGGACGGCACCTTCTGTCAGGCGGCGCTGCGGGGCCGCATCCAGCTGCGGGAGCAGCTGCCCCGCTACCTCATGGGGGAGACACAGCTGTGCACCACAAG gtgTGTGTTAAAAGAGTTAGAAACGTTGGGAAACGACTTATATGGGGCAAAATTGATTGCACAAAAATGCCAAGTTCGAAATTGTCCTCATTTCAAGAATGCAGTGAGCGGATCGGAATGTCTGCTTTCCATGGTTGAAGAGGGAAATCCTCATCATTATTTTGTGGCAACACAG gaTCAGAATTTGTCTATGAAAGTAAAGAAGGAGCCTGGAGTTCCTCTCATGTTTATTATTCAGAACACTATGGTTTTGGACAAACCTTCTCCCAAAACAATTGCCTTTGTAAAAGCGGTGGAGTCGGGTCAGCTTGTCTCAGTGCATGAGAAAGAAAGTATCAAACATCTCAAAGAGGAACAGGGTTTAGTAAAAAACCCTgaacagagaagaagaaaaaagcgcAAGAAAATAAGTGGTCCCAATCCTCTTAGctgtttgaagaaaaagaaaaaggcaccaGACACACAGTCATCTgcttctgaaaagaaaagaaaaagaataagaattcgGAACAGATCTAACTCAAAAGTACTTTCTGAGAAGCAGAATGCAGGAGAATGA